Below is a genomic region from Doryrhamphus excisus isolate RoL2022-K1 chromosome 16, RoL_Dexc_1.0, whole genome shotgun sequence.
CATTTGAAAAGCTTTATAAAACCAGTGGTGGGGGGGGACTTGTAACAAATACAGAATGACCTCACGTTTCTGCACGCCAATATGgtctaaaaatatgtatatgggTAACATAAGGCAAGTTtgatcaaataaaaacaagcgCCTCACAAAAGCAATATAAAAGATCAGCTGACTGTCACATAAActgggcatttttttttctaatttcaaTGTTTAGAAGACTAAAAGCCCTAAAAGGGGGGGTTGAACAGGACGCACAGTGTATATCAAGAGAAGAGTCCATCCTCCCTCCATTTCTACTGAGGCACAAACTTTTCTTGCTCGAAAACGAGCTCGACAGCCTCGGCCACATCGTGCACGATATGACCTGGCTCCACCAGTGCGGGGTCGAAGCGGAAGTCCCGGTGGCCGTGGAACACTGTTTCCTTGATGCAGCGGCTGGCGTCAGACGGCACCTCTGCTTTGGGGTTGTAGACGCCTGTGCACACAAGGACCGATTTACAGGAGGTGGCGGCGGGCAATGCCAGCTCGCTCTCCCACAGGTTGTCCACCTCCTCTTCTGTGGGCACTGTGGTGGTGGAGCCGGTGGCGGCTGCCAGCTTGGCAATGGCTTTGGGGTTCTTTCTGGCGCTTCTCTCCTCCAGGTAGCGATTGTACAGGTTAGCTCCGTAGATGTCAGTCATGAGGTTATCCCTGGGAGCAATAGACACAGAGAAATCAGTCCACCAATGGGATGACAGTAATttcaatataatttaaatatacttttttgttgtaattcagccacagtggaggcttttccaggatgaagcgcctttttaatATGGAATAATGACAATATGTGTTTACATGAGTGCCTGTAGGCTGTTTAAAGGCACTTGTTTGGATTCGTCACTAAACACATGTACAAGATAGTTTGTCTTACCCTATAGCATAGAGCGAAGTGATGGGACATTCCCATTGCCTCTGCAAGGCCTGCCCGCGAATGAGGTACTCAGCAAAATGGTAGGTCAGCTCACTTGGTTTTCCCATCAGAGCCTCATACTTGAGGTCTTTCCCGGTTATCTTCTTGTAGATATTCTCTAAGCACACCAGAAAAGTGCCATGTCCAAACctgagacaaaaatgtggagAGGAAATGATGAATGTTGCAACTTTTGCCGCTTATATGTGAGCGTCATCGCCACTTTACCGTGGAGAATGTGCCTCGGCCATCCACATCAGGTCCATATTGCAGGCCAGTAAGGGTAAGTGAGGTGTGTTTTGGGTCTTGTGAACGCTACTGAGATTGCCGTTGGTCATTAAAACGTCAATGATGAACTGCAGATTGGTCTCCCATCGAATTGGCTCCCCAAAGAGAACCACAGCTGTGGATGGCATTGGATCAATTAAACACTCTAATGGTGTATATACCAAAATATCATGCAACAGGCCAATTAAAGGCTCACTGGGTTTTTCATTTCACATGCTGATGAGGGTGTGTATAAAAATTGTATGATATAGAgcctttttaattttacaatatgtTTACAATAgtcaattgaaataaaaatatattctaatttattgagCTGCACATAGGCTCTGTCCTCAGAGAAGGGTACTCACCTTCAACCTTGGGAAGGTTGCCTACAGGATTGGACTGCAATGAAAGGAATGAAACATGTTCTTTTCAGCAACACTTATACGAGCAACTACTTGCAGTTACTGCCGTGCAGTTTTGACTTGCCTAAACCTGATTCGTAATTCACACATACAGAATTTATAAGGACTGTTTACAGATTCCCCTAGAGTTGTGTAATGCAGTGGTCCGCCATTTTATTTTGTCAGACAGACCATTTTTCTCCCTCCCCACAATTTGTAATACTATCGAGAACCTGTAATGTTAGTACAGAGACAACATTGTTCTCCCTAATATAAACCAGTGTAGCATCAACATGGTCTCACCGGTAGTTTGGGTCTCCTGTTGTGGTCCACCATGTCGAGAAGTGGGAATGATTCCCTCAGCATGTCAACACTTATGACGTTATTGAAACCAAGACTGGAAAAGAGGGTGTTAATTAAGGATCATGTAATTGAAATGAGacctatttaaataatttacaagGAAAAGAAGAATGAAGGATACTTTTTAGCAATTTCCAAAACTGGTCCTTGTCCTGACACAAGCACACACTTGTCATGGAACTTCTTGAACATCCTCAAAGGGCTATGGGACATGATGACTTGATCTTGAGTGATCTATAACATAGATGTTTAACATCTATAAATGGATGACACTAACACACACTAGGTTTAATTTACACATAACAACTCACCGGTACTCCGAGGATGTGCGAGAGCTGGTCTGCTTTCTTTTGTCTGAGGCAATTCCCTGCATTTGTCACAAAAACTACTGGCACCACAAACTGTCCCCGAGAATCCACCAATTTCTCAAAGGCCTTTTTGGCAGCTGGGATTGGCATCCTTCCCCGGACAAGCACGCCATCAATGTCGAACAACAAGCCGAACTTTGGCTGGGGCTGAGAGAAAAAGATGGATACAATTATGACCACTAAACGAAAGATAACGGACTCAAACAAGACACATATTCATAGATAAGTTGCCACATAGTTGTAAAACACTAGCTTTAGGGAGGGGATATTTAACTGTAATTATGTTGTGTAAATATGAATAAGACACTATAAAATCACAACACCCCCATATTAATCTCATTAGCGGTAACTAGCAATGTGAAGTTTACATATTATATCACCATTTAATACTGCATATCAGCATATTTAGTCAGGGAATGTGGTCAAGAATATATGTGTGTAAACATGTCTGACTTACTGACTGCAGCTAACTCTATTTATTGttatcaatgtattattattagtaactGAAGAAGAATGACACATTTATTGTGCATGTTGTCAAATAACTTGAATATCCCTTTGGCCTTATGTTGGTGTGTAGGAAAGATGCAATGAAAGCAAACTGTAAATAAACAACACTCTTGTTTATCCCATCGGGGGGGAAAAACAGGCTGTGACATGGTGGCCCCTTTTGTGTGACCATCACGCACATTTTAAACAATGAACGCAGAGTCATTTTGACACTGAAGGAATTGAACACATAATCCCAGAAGTGCCTTGACAACAAGGGAATTGTTTTTCTATACTGAGCCCAGCTCAACAGCCCCTCCAACCGTACCTTGCTATTAGTTCCGCAAAACCCACACCGAGAACCGACAACCGCAGAGGTTGTCCTGATGTGCCGGCTTCCCCCGGAGCACAGGCCCCGGTACAACGGAAGGAGTCCCCTCATTTTAGCGACGCCTCCGCGACCAAAAGGAATAACCGAGCCCCGAATGAGCCGGCTGGCTCCGGCCGATTGTTTTCTCGACTGATGTTCTCTGCCTGGTCTCTGTGACTGGGCTAGACAACGTGACGTCACGTGACGCTGCGTAATGACGTCAGAGAAGGCGGGTCCACCGCTGCAGCTGCAAAACTGAAAGCCCCGCTGCCATTTTAAGATAACCAGGCAAGATTACATTTCTTGCTATTAAAGCAACTCAATATATGACACGACAGTGTAGCGTAAAAAGTCCCTACTTACCAAAACATTCGACTGCCACGTCCAACTCTTATTTACCACTGCAGAATTCATATTTAGCAACTGCCTTTAATAGCCTTCCCTCGCGACTAAGGTTCTCCATTTTACTGCTTCTCGTTTGCCGCAGGGAAGCAGATGGAATTTGACTGGTAACCCGAGTCGTTTGCGTCGATGCTGCAGGGTCCACTTACATGCTCTATGGAGCATCCTGCCTGTACAAAAGCGATTGACAGCGTGTGTACAAACACTGCTGGTTTGAATACTAAACTAATGCATAAACGGTGGTTCTTAGGGTCTAGTGAAAGTGACCTACATGGATATTTTATCTGGTATAGACTACACTTTCAGCTAATACATCAATGTAGGCCAAATACTTCCAAGTATTCAAATGACATCTCACACAACACCAACCACAATTTCAATATTCAGCTGTTAagactgcaaaaaaataatgcacTCGTGTGACAATGAATTCAGacaatgttctccccgtgctccTCCAGCTTTATTGATagtttaaaattacatttctatTTTCTAGGACATCAGTTGCACTTTCCTTCCGACTTAAAAACTGAGTACAAGCAAATGGTATTTATACAGTAGTCTAAGTgatattgtacaaaaataacattttgatttCTGTGAAAACATCTCATTCCGAAATAACTCCAAATTCTGCTGTTCTTACGACTAGACATGGTGTTTTAATTTTGCCaaggtaaaaagaaaaataattccaAAGCCATTTTTAAAGGAAATATCTACCTTGGACAACCAAGTGACTTTTAaattgtaaacagattttctataaAAGAAGTTGTTTCTTTTAATACCTCCAAAATGTTGTATCTTCACAAGAGAACATGTCGTTTGTAGGTGCCCACTTTGCTGCGTGTAGGGCTGAAATGTATCATGATATGAACTGTTTCCACGTCGTTCTCCCTTGGCCAACTCATCGCACTAAAACCAAAATAACCATACATGGAAGTTCGGTTTCCATTTACTCCCTTCTTTTATCTCTTGACAAGAGACTCACTTCCACAAGCTCAGAGGTCCTATAGATTCCCATGTTTAGTCCCATTTCTTCTCTGATCACCAGTGGCTTGGAAAGGGGGGTTctttaacaaagcattatacaTAACACCGCTACCAAactaaaacatttttgtattgaatgcagaaagattttttttcacccctTTCATTGTATTACATGTCGAGAGGCTCACTGGCCTGGGACTAGCCTCTGTTAGCCAACCGTTGGCCAGTGAAGAGGattcagagaaaataatacaacCAACCATCAATCTGAAAAAAGGAGGGGCAACAGAGGGCACTGATTATGCGGTGGCTTCGATGGTGCACTCTTTTGCCAGGTGGCCTGCCTTTCCACAGTTGTAGCAGTTGGTCTCGCTGGATTTGCTGCAATGCACTGCGACGTGACCAATCTCACCACACCTGCAGGAAACAACCGCTGCATTAGAGTCGAGTCAAAGTTAAAATAAGACCGGCAACAGGACAGGTAGCCAACACTTACCTGTAACATTTCACCTTGTCACAAAGCTTCTGGATGTGGCCAAAGCCGCCGCAGGAGTAGCACTTCTGCTCGTTGGCGTGGTCGCAGTCACGGGCCATGTGACCAGCCTTACCGCAGGTGTAGCACAGCTGCTCCCTCTCCTTTTTGGGCTCCTTGCAGTCACGAGAAATGTGGCCACTCCTATGGCAGTTGTAGCATGCTGAGGAGGCAGGGGACGAGGgggaaaaaaggtaaaaactgACTGTTGTGGAGCTTCTGTATGTCAAAAGCTAAGGGGCCATGCTCACCATCCTCAGTTTGCTCACATTCCCTTGCTATGTGTCCTTGGTCTCCACACCGATAGCAGAACGTCTCTGTAGCGACATATACAGATGAGTAAGAGGATACTAACCCGCGAGATCCATCTACTTTTGTTAACTTTTAACAGTAGCAAAGACACCCGGtcaagttaaaaatgtaatccaaatcTGATGCTGGGTGTGGCCTAGATAGTATGTAGTACCCTTGCCTCGTCCCCTGCCTCGGGCACGTCCCCGTGGACCAGCGGCATTGGGGCAATGTTTAATCCAGTGCCCTGAACGGCCACATCCAAAGCACTCGCTGTTGCTGCTCATCTCCATTACCTGGAGAAGACATTGTGTCAATATCATCACTGCATACAGACACACACCAGATTTACACAAAGGTTAATGTGGTTCAAATCTAGTAACATGTTACCCATTTTGATTGTTGAAATTGGCCAGGTTTGAATATAATACACAGAAGTGCAATACGAGTGCAGCACCTTGGGATAAACTGTTTTAAGTTAGACCTTACATATTTGCTCTTAATAAAAGCTATTGCTTTCCAAGCCGACTTTTAAACAGATGGTGTGAGTGACTTAAAAAGCTGGAAACATCCAACATAAAACCTACAGGACTGCTGATGTCCAACTACAACCATCATTATCAGGGAGCAAACAACAACTGAACGTCTGGCATGCTACATAGCTTGGGTATGGGTTTTCTAATTTACCATCTAACCAAGGATGTAGTATTTTAGGATGAGGGCTTTGTCGGCATCTACAACTATTAAAACTAACTTACATAATGTTCTCAATGGAATCATGTGGTGATCGTCATTGGCCAAACTTCAGCTTGCTGACGGCGCTGAAGACATCAATTCAGGAAGAATGTAAGTTAATATGTAATCAAGCTCCTCATTTTAAGTACCTAAATGCTGACATTCGTTAAATGACGAGCGACCACGCTTTCACCGTCTTTTGTTGTCAAAGAGCAATGATGAACTTGTTGCGTCAAACTCCACAGTTATGATACAGCGACCCTACTTAAACGTCACAAATGTAGCAACCATCAATTTACAGCCTCTATTATTTTCCAATGCTTGATGACGTGCGCTGCAAACTGCTACGACCAGCATGTCGTGGTCGAGTATTAAACGTGGACTGAAATATGAAAGTCGACGACATATCGGAACTAAAGTTGACTTGTTCACTTTTTAAAGCATCTGCGTGTCAGTTTGAACGATGAAAACAAGGCACTCGCGTTGGGCTAGAATTAAATACCAAAGGTTGAAGCTACGCTAACGTCGGCCTAGTCACGTTGATGTTGCTGCGCAGTCGCGAGACACCATAGCTTCATGCTAACCCACGCTAGCAAACCAGCGCACGATCACGACCAAGATGCACGATTCAGTCGACGATGGCACTCCAGTCTTCAACAAGAACAATATTCCCGCGACACAAATAGTAACAAGCCGCAATAACAAACCATTTTCAATTGGAATTTGTGGGAATATATAGCTAAGAGGAAATTTCCCGCGCAGGGCAAACACACCAAAGTCGTTGGGACGGCCTACTATTAGCAGGCCCGAGGTCCCGATGCTCCATTGCTAAACTCAAACTAAACCGAGTGAACTGACAAAAAACAGCCCAATGTGGAAAAGTCTCCCAGTCAATTACTTCTCATGCGTTGTACTTTCGACATCCGTTTGTACCCAATGTCTAGAAAAAATGCTTTATTGCTTACCTCGCTAGCTGTGaagcactgtgtgtgtgagtgtgtgtttacgCCTCCTTCTATGCGCTACATGCGGTGCGAGCAAGATTTCCTGAATTGTCATTCACAGTAACCAGTAAAAACCTGTGCAGTAATTGGTCGCCAGCTCAGGCCACAACCAATCACATATGAGAATATCTGGACACCGCCTCTATGAATGAACCAATCACCGACCCAGAACTGCCCTTTCTTCCTTAAATTGACCAGCCTTGGTAACCTGTTTCATTTGAACTTAAAAAAACGATAATGAAGTAAAGATGAAGTACATTGTAACTAACACATTTTCTCTGAATTTATCACACCTCCTTAATATTGCAGACCTCCCATTTATTGACAATATATTTCCTTATATATTTCCTTtatcaacaaaaaaatcctgataataataatatgaggtATATAAGTTAGTAAAAGGTGATGTCATTAAATTATGCCCATAATAGTGGTAGTGAGGTAAATAATGCATTTACATTtaactgtcaaattaaaaaaGTGCTTATTACATTATCTGCAACTGTTATAATACAATCCAATGAGGGCAGCCTGCATGCATCCATGCTAACTGGCCTGAGTGCTTAGTCAAAATCAATAAGAGGGAAAGATGCCTTCTGCTCTACTGTTAAGGTGGAATCGTCTACAATGCTCAGAGATGGGAATTAGTATTTCACATGGCCATATTACACAATGAAACATATCATGTACTGCATAACCCAAAATGATTTTGGGATGCCTGTATAAGTTTCCATTATAGGAGAAATACAGTGGTACAAGTACTGTATATCCAGGATGGAGTAccttaaaatattccattctatGACAAAGCCCAGCCCTCATCTTCAAAGGGTATTTAATAGCTATAGGTGGAATGAAAGTACAGTTAACAGAAGTCCTCCTATCATAGCCTGTGTTAGCTGCTCAACAAGATAATGAATACTGGACCAATGAAGACATACACTTACTGACTGGGATGCCAATTAAGCTCTTTTATTCCCAGATGGTGTCAACTCTCGGACCCAGAACCGGATACTTCAGACATGATAAACACATGGTGAGTGTACACCAAGGTCATTTTGCAGCCGTTTATGGTTGGGTAAAATATATCCACCATTACAAAACAATGTTTCCATCAACTTTACCtttattaattaaatgattGATATATTCTTCATTGCTCAATAAGCTGTCTAAAGCTCTAATACGCATCTTTTATCATTTTTCTTCACTATTAAGAGGTACACAACTGTTGCATATTGAACACAGAATTAGTCAACAAACACAGGGAAGTTAGCACTATTAAATACGCTTTGCTTCATTCTACGCTTTTTCAGACATTAAAATGATTACCATTGCTATTtccaatctcagggcacatatagacaaacaatcattcacactcacattaataccgccacattaattattaatcattaattaattgattatccaCTTAATCGTCAACAACTTCAACAACAACGTCAGCATTCCGTATGTTTATTACAATTGTAAGTATTgtaatttcagcctctcaaatgtgaatattttttaaatcaccccAACACGGGTGTGCTAAAAGTGCAGCCTGTGGACCgtgttttttgggttgtttttttttttttttgccccttgGCACCTGGTGAAACTAACAAGTAaactaaaaacaacagcaaacatggaaaaaaccagcaattattttttaatcaagtCTAAATTCTGGGAGGAAGCCGGACAATATGCTTTaaacacctcaactggctcctctcaatgtgaaggagcagcgacCTACTCCCTATGTCTTAGAGTCCGGCCACCATACTAGCTTTCAACCCAAAGCTgtgtgggaacatagatcgaccggtaaattgagagctttgccttccagcTGAGCCTTTCAgctcaccacgacggtccgatACAGCGACTGCATTACTGCAGAcgctgcagcaatccaccagtCGACCTCAAGCTCCAACCTTCtctcacttgtgaacaagaccccgagatacttgaactcctccacctggggcaggacatcattcccaacccagagggagcacaactgagaaccatggcctcggaTTTGGATGTACcaagtctcatcccagaagcttcacactcactCAGCTGCAATCTGAAGGTCACATCGCGATGAGGCCATTAGGACCACAttgtctgcaaatagcagaaTTGATGTCCTTAGGCCCCCCAAcctggactccctcaacgccTTGGCTGCACCtacaaattctgtccatgaaaatgattaacagaatcggtgataaagggcagccttggcgaaGGCCAACTTTTTGAGGTCAGGTCGTGGGGCAGTAGCCAAAGCAGTGatgcccagacttccctctacCCAGCT
It encodes:
- the LOC131104350 gene encoding haloacid dehalogenase-like hydrolase domain-containing 5; its protein translation is MRGLLPLYRGLCSGGSRHIRTTSAVVGSRCGFCGTNSKPQPKFGLLFDIDGVLVRGRMPIPAAKKAFEKLVDSRGQFVVPVVFVTNAGNCLRQKKADQLSHILGVPITQDQVIMSHSPLRMFKKFHDKCVLVSGQGPVLEIAKNLGFNNVISVDMLRESFPLLDMVDHNRRPKLPSNPVGNLPKVEAVVLFGEPIRWETNLQFIIDVLMTNGNLSSVHKTQNTPHLPLLACNMDLMWMAEAHSPRFGHGTFLVCLENIYKKITGKDLKYEALMGKPSELTYHFAEYLIRGQALQRQWECPITSLYAIGDNLMTDIYGANLYNRYLEERSARKNPKAIAKLAAATGSTTTVPTEEEVDNLWESELALPAATSCKSVLVCTGVYNPKAEVPSDASRCIKETVFHGHRDFRFDPALVEPGHIVHDVAEAVELVFEQEKFVPQ
- the cnbpa gene encoding CCHC-type zinc finger, nucleic acid binding protein a isoform X2 codes for the protein MEMSSNSECFGCGRSGHWIKHCPNAAGPRGRARGRGRETFCYRCGDQGHIARECEQTEDACYNCHRSGHISRDCKEPKKEREQLCYTCGKAGHMARDCDHANEQKCYSCGGFGHIQKLCDKVKCYRCGEIGHVAVHCSKSSETNCYNCGKAGHLAKECTIEATA
- the cnbpa gene encoding CCHC-type zinc finger, nucleic acid binding protein a isoform X1, encoding MEMSSNSECFGCGRSGHWIKHCPNAAGPRGRARGRGRGKETFCYRCGDQGHIARECEQTEDACYNCHRSGHISRDCKEPKKEREQLCYTCGKAGHMARDCDHANEQKCYSCGGFGHIQKLCDKVKCYRCGEIGHVAVHCSKSSETNCYNCGKAGHLAKECTIEATA